In Tubulanus polymorphus chromosome 2, tnTubPoly1.2, whole genome shotgun sequence, a single window of DNA contains:
- the LOC141898812 gene encoding uncharacterized protein LOC141898812 — MTDTLIFKNDRFNGILINSKDHKHLNVQEFEEKLTASLETWKANSKKGIWIKILIEQSHFIPVCVKHEFVFHHAKPEYVMMNQWLPEGYNHLPEYANQYHGVGGFVINDRNELLVVKEKFSISEAKWHLPGGQANAGEDLGETAIREVKEETGIDCEFVSLLSLRQQHDYRYGCSDTYYVCLLRPLTSDIMKCELEIADCRWMPFDEYLNDDLCVSDENRYIARLYKDYLETGLSINPIEIQNYNKTGRNLLYSASKNSLNNSTNSAAGDRSNDYLFSCQFQS; from the exons ATGACCGATACACTTATTTTCAAGAATGATAG GTTTAACGGAATCCTTATCAATTCCAAAGATCACAAACACTTGAATGTACAAGAATTTGAGGAAAAACTGACtg CTTCCCTGGAAACTTGGAAAGCAAACAGTAAAAAGGGAATTTGGATTAAAATTCTCATCGAGCAAAGCCACTTCATTCCAGTATGCGTAAAG CACGAATTCGTATTTCATCACGCCAAACCTGAGTATGTAATGATGAATCAATGGCTTCCTGAAGGGTATAATCATCTGCCTGAATACGCAAACCAATATCACG gtgTTGGTGGATTTGTTATTAATGATAGGAACGAATTACTAGTTGTAAAAGAAAAGTTTTCAATCTCTGAAGCGAAATGGCATCTACCCGGGGGTCAGGCTAATGCAG GTGAAGATTTAGGAGAGACGGCCATTCGTGAAGTTAAAGAAGAAACCGGTATCGATTGTGAATTTGTATCGTTATTATCACTGCGTCAACAACACGATTACAGATACGGCTGTTCTGATACATATTACGTTTGTTTGTTGCGACCGCTAACGTCTGATATCatgaaatgtgaattagaaATTGCCGATTGTCGTTGGATGCCG tttgatgaatatttgaatgatgATCTGTGCGTATCCGATGAGAATCGATATATAGCGCGACTGTATAAGGATTATTTAGAAACTGGTCTATCGATTAATCCGATTGAAATACAGAACTATAATAAAACTGGTCGAAATCTGCTTTATAGCGCTAGCAAGAACTCGCTGAATAATAGCACAAACTCTGCTGCTGGAGATAGATCAAATGATTACCTGTTCTCTTGTCAGTTTCAAAGTTGA